A single genomic interval of Carettochelys insculpta isolate YL-2023 chromosome 28, ASM3395843v1, whole genome shotgun sequence harbors:
- the PHB1 gene encoding prohibitin 1 encodes MAARLFENIGKFGLGLAIAGGVVNSALYNVDGGHRAVIFDRFRGVQDVVVGEGTHFLIPWVQKPIIFDCRSRPRNVPVITGSKDLQNVNITLRILFRPVAAQLPRIFTSLGEDYDERVLPSITTEILKSVVARFDAGELITQRELVSRQVSEDLTERAATFGLILDDVSLTHLTFGKEFTDAVELKQVAQQEAERARFIVEKAEQQKKAAVITAEGDSIAAELVATSLATAGDGLIELRKLEAAEDIAYQLSRSRNVTYLPSGQSVLLQLPQ; translated from the exons ATGGCTGCCAGACTGTTTGAGAATATTGGCAAATTTGGTTTGGGATTAGCCATTGCAGGCGGAGTTGTCAACTCCGCTCTCTATAATG TCGATGGAGGACACAGAGCTGTTATCTTTGACCGATTCCGTGGTGTTCAAGATGTGGTGGTAGGTGAAGGAACACACTTTCTCATCCCCTGGGTCCAAAAACCAATCATCTTTGACTGTCGTTCTCGCCCACGTAATGTTCCCGTCATCACTGGCAGCAAAG ATCTACAGAATGTGAACATCACATTGCGCATCTTGTTCAGACCAGTTGCTGCCCAGTTACCTCGAATTTTCACTAGCCTGGGAGAGGATTATGATGAGCGCGtactgccatccatcaccacagAGATCCTGAAGTCTGTTGTG GCTCGGTTTGATGCAGGAGAGCTGATCACACAGAGAGAGCTGGTTTCCAGACAAGTGAGTGAAGACCTCACGGAACGAGCAGCTACCTTTGGCCTCATCCTAGATGATGTTTCCTTG ACACACCTGACCTTTGGGAAGGAGTTCACAGACGCAGTAGAATTGAAGCAAGTggcccagcaggaagcagagagagccAGATTCATAGTGGAAAAG GCTGAGCAGCAGAAGAAAGCAGCTGTCATCACTGCTGAAGGGGACTCAATAGCAGCTGAGCTGGTTGCTACTTCACTGGCTACAGCCGGTGATGGCCTGATTGAACTCCGCAAGCTGGAAGCAGCTGAAGACATTGCTTACCAGCTCTCTCGGTCTCGCAACGTCACCTACCTGCCCTCAGGACAGTCAGTATTGCTCCAACTGCCCCAGTGA